A single Cottoperca gobio chromosome 7, fCotGob3.1, whole genome shotgun sequence DNA region contains:
- the fkbpl gene encoding FK506-binding protein-like yields MDPDHFFQTLLRNGDHDGVDVTSWLSVCPRGIWKVQQKQTHEGFQQNVSNSGDDASCSSSYRPRLGSLCRVRVRLKSNMDAAESLVSEKGDEKLSVQPDQSVTEVTEATAFPRCRDSLLQVPLGDWTTLRLGEGQCDITEACVEWMRVGEKCEILIYPVGTDVSVPLPAEENLPLCATVELKAFTPGKESWEMSPGEKWQWVKSHKERGGARFRSGDVWGAADSYSRALKLLITLHGHVGEVERKGQEQEAVEQRDTNTGDETQQLPSANEFKTIKAELHSNLSLCQFKLHQPERAKASAAKATQLEPGGAKAWYRMGQACQMLNELEEARQAFRKLLELQPESPAALNALKDIASREKENNAQLGLRLSKMFS; encoded by the exons ATGGATCCTGATCACTTTTTTCAAACACTGCTTCGCAACGGTGATCATGATGGCGTTGATGTCACCTCCTGGCTGTCAGTGTGTCCCAGAGGTATCTGGAAAGTCCAGCAAAAGCAAACACACGAAGGCTTTCAACAGAATGTTTCTAATTCTGGAGATGATGCAT CATGTTCATCCAGTTATCGTCCGAGGTTGGGTTCACTGTGTCGAGTCCGAGTGCGGCTCAAATCTAACATGGATGCAGCAGAGAGTTTAGTGTCTGAAAAGGGTGATGAGAAGCTGTCAGTCCAGCCTGACCAATCAGTGACTGAGGTTACAGAAGCCACGGCCTTCCCAAGGTGTCGGGACTCTTTGCTGCAGGTCCCACTGGGTGACTGGACAACACTGAGGCTCGGCGAGGGTCAGTGCGATATCACAGAAGCATGTGTTGAGTGGATGAGAGTGGGAGAGAAATGTGAG ATACTGATTTATCCTGTGGGAACAGATGTCTCTGTTCCCCTTCCTGCTGAGGAAAACCTGCCTTTATGTGCTACAGTTGAACTCAAAGCTTTCACACCAGGCAAGGAATCCTGGGAGATGTCACCTGGTGAAAAGTGGCAGTGGGTGAAgtcacacaaagagagaggtgGAGCGAGATTCAGGAGTGGGGATGTGTGGGGAGCAGCGGACAGCTACAGCCGGGCCCTCAAACTTCTCATCACTCTCCATGGGCATgttggagaggtggagaggaaagGACAAGAGCAAGAAGcagtggagcagagagacacaaacactggGGATGAAACACAGCAACTTCCTTCAGCTAATGAATTCAAAACCATCAAAGCAGAGCTCCACTCAAACCTGTCCTTGTGCCAGTTCAAACTGCACCAACCAGAGCGGGCTAAAGCCAGCGCAGCTAAAGCTACTCAGCTGGAACCGGGTGGGGCTAAAGCCTGGTACCGGATGGGTCAGGCCTGTCAGATGTTGAATGAGCTGGAGGAGGCCAGGCAGGCATTTAGGAAACTGCTGGAGCTACAGCCAGAATCCCCTGCTGCTTTGAATGCACTTAAAGACATAGCaagtagagagaaagagaacaatgCACAATTGGGACTTAGACTCAGCAAAATGTTCAGCTGA